CTGCCCTGCGTGGTTGCCGCCCGCCACCAGCTCGCCCTGGCCGGCACCAGCTCAGATCCAGCTCGCCTGCCACCGCTCAGATCCAGCTCACCctgccatggtcaccgcctcccCGGGCCCGAGctcgcccgccatggccgccacctccCTAGGCCCAAGCTCGCTCGCCATGGCCCAAGCTCGCCTACCATGGCCGCCACCTCCCCTATCCCGAGCTCGCCCACCCAGATCCGGAGAGCCGGGGCTGGGGACGAGGACAACGCCACTGCAACCTCCGAGGAGggggagggagaaggagaggagttcGCGACGAACAGGAGGGAGAAGGAGATGAAGCTCGCGACGCCATCCATCTGGGTTCAGCTCGTCCGCCCAAATAGAAAGGCTGTTTGGTAGTCCAACCTAGCAGGCTAGCACTGTTGCCCTATCCGGTAAAAGCCCAAACTCGCTTTGTATAACTAATTTGTGTATGATTTTTGTATGACTCACTTTATTTTGTCTCCAGATACGTCAAAGGAGTAAAAGAACAATCCTCGTTTGGAGCACTGTTAGAATTAGTATGGCTTCAAGTAAAAAAAGAAGGTGTTGATCAGGCCTCGTTTGGAGCATTGCCGCTGAGTGGTTCAAATAATCTTCAACATGCTACATATAACCAACACATGCCGGAAATCACATTTCTGGTATGCATTTTTTTTTCATATACTGTTAAATTTCTCATATTAGGTAGATGTGCTTTGCTAATCTACATGATGGGGACATGCAACCATTATAGGTTGATTAGATGTGCCAGTACAACTTTGTGTTAATGTAAGGTCCAATGTTTTGAGCGAAGGAAGACATACTACATtaggtttttcttttatttcttgtTCTGGTGATGGGTACAAGGCTTTCAGGATCCATTTGTAGCCGAACCTGAAGGTGGCATGCATGATTTGAAATGTGACCTTAGAAATCGGCAATGCTACCATTAAGACGTCCGGAAGGCTGGACGCCTCGCTCCACTCACTGCCGCATGCGCCGCTctctaaaaaaacaaaatcaactccAGCGGCTTCGCTCCGCTCTGCTCCGCTCCCACCCTTACCCCTTCCGCGCTCCTCATCCCCTGCCACAGCACACTAACTCCCCGCGTCCTCCCCCAACGGGAGCCCCCAATGCCCACAGATCCGGCGGCCTTCACCCCAACAcggcgagatccatggagcagGAGCGAGATCCACTTGCCTCCAGCaagatccatggaggtggcgTAGCGGTGTTGCAGGGGGAGTGTGCGGCACTCCTCCTCCCCATCACGGCACCCTCCGCCACCCCGGCGACACCCTCTCTCACCCTGCCGACCAAGCTCCCCCTACCCCGGCAGCCATGGCGCTCCTCGCCCCCCCCATCCCCCACTATCGCCGTTGAGCCAAGCCCGgtactggtggcggtggtgctcgtgcgccgcCACTCGTCGTCGCCTGGAACCGACCAGCCTAGTCTTTCCCCTCCCCTGTGTTGCAAATGTATATTTTCTGGTGTTCTAGTCGTTTTAaaggtatgttgcagttgtttcttatggatattgcaaaagtagatcgggtgatGTTGCACATATTACATACGTCGCACGTGTTTCAGAAGCTTGTTGCAAGCGTTTATTCAAAATGTTTTTTCTGTttctagatgtatgttgcaatcattttttatctggatgttgcatatgttttcacaaatatgttgaacagtatgttccaaatgtttcggctatttcagtcttatgttgcagtaagtgtttttttatgttgcaattattttatctggatgttgcatatgtttcacacacatgttgcaagcatatgtcctaaatgtttcatctgtttcaaatgtatgttgcattggagtgtttcatgttgcaagtgcagaCCGCCGGCGTTGGTGTCCATGAGGGCAGGCAGGGTGAAGCCACGGCCACCGACACGTGGAGGAGGCGCAGGCCGCCGCCTGCGGTGTGTGGAGGAGGCACAGGCCGCGCGGTGCTGTTGTGCAAGAGGCGAGGGCGAGTCTTCCGAGCGTCTTGTAAGAGACGGGCACCGCGCCGGTGCGGAAGAGGCAGGGGTGACTCATCCGAGCAGGCAGTTCGGATGCGAGCGCGGGAAACATAGCTGGCGTGGGCGGCGCGCGAATCCGAGCGAACGGGGTGGAGCAGCCGCGGGCATTCGGACAGACACAGTTGTTCGCGCTTGTTTCTATGTTAATTGTTATTGCTCCATTTTTTCTCATCGTAACACATGAGCATAAACCTATATGAGATTAAAAAAACGAAAAGTTAACTAAATGTAAAAGTTTGGGCTGAATAGGCTGGAGAGCCCAATTAGGCTCGACTAAGTCCAAATTGGCCCCACTTTGCGTGTTATTATGAGGAATTTGAAGCCATAGTATATTCGTTTCTATGTTGTGTTCCTTGAGTTGTGGCAACGAGGTGATACTAAAGTTGCGCTTACAGTTCGCACACTGACTAACGCGACTTGAAACCATCCCGCACAGCGTCCTGGTTCTAATTGTTCATGCTCCGTGAAGAGTGATAGAATTGAGTACAAACGGAATGTTATGAACATCACACTCTAAAATCATCTTTGGTAACAATACAACACACGTCCAAATTATCGTGGTATTATTTTATTCCCGTTGCAATGCACACGGGTACGATCCTTGTGAACTAAAAATATATAGATATGTGGCTGATTCTTCATTTCAcatgttatttaaaaaaaaagatggaggtggaaagtAAAGTCCACGTCGGTCGTCACCACGGCTAGCTTATCTTGCCACTCACCACATCCGATCCAGTGTGTGCACACACGTACACAACGATATGCATGATGTACGATTGATTGATTTAAACTGGAGTCGCTATAGCCTGCAGTGGTGTAGCCATCGACAGGTTGAGCCCAAGCCTCTCAGTCATGTCCAGCCCGTTCTTGTCATCATCAGCCGGAGGAAGAAGACTCCACTCAAAGCGATGCAGCAAGGACGCGAGCATGAGATGAACCATGCGAAGCGCCAGCGGCATCCCCGGGCACATCCTCCTCCCGGACCCAAACGGCAAGAGCTCGAAGTCTCGGCCGCGGAAGTCGACTGCTTTCTCGTCGTCCTCTGCTACCAAGAACCTCTCCGGCATGAACTTGTCCGGCTCGGGCCACACCTTGCCGTCGTGGCCGATCGCCCACACGTTCACCACGACGCGTGCGCCCTTGGGCACCGCGTAGCCGCCTCGGATCTGCGTCGTCGTCTCGGCCTGGTGCGGAAGCAGGAGCGGCGCCGGAGGGTGGATGCGGAACGCCTCCTTCACGATGGCCTGTAGGTACTTGAGCTGCGCAATGTCGGACTCCTCGACCTCCGGTTTGGAGCCGATCACCTGCGCGAGCTCGGCACGAGCCTTCGCCATGGAGGATGGATTCAGTAGCAGCTCGGCCATCACCCATTCTACCGTTGCTGCGCTTGTGTCGGTGCCGGCACTGAATAGGTCCGACAGCAACGACAGGAGCGTCTGACGATCGAAGCCCCGGCCGTCCTCGGCGCCGCGGTAGTCCAGCATCACGTCCAggaagtctttctctttcttgggactggcggcggcggcggcggcgacgcgatCCTGCAGGCGGCGCTCGATCTGCTTGTCCATCATGGCGTGCAGCCGCTGGAACAGGCTCTCGATGCGCCTCCTCAGCCCCTGCGGGTCCAGCCGCGCCACCTCGGGGAAGAAGTCCGACACGTTCGGCAACCCTACGGTGGCGTTCAGCTCCGCGAGAACGCCCTTAAACGATGACGCTGGCGACGAGCCGCTGTCGTCGTCGATGATGTCGATGTCAGCGAGGTCGGTGGAGAAGATAGTGGaggagagcaggttgagcgcggTGACGAAGGCGAGGCGGGCGACGGCGACTGGCGCGCCATCACGCGCCAGCCGCGCGACGTGGGAAACGAGCCGCCGCACCTTGTCCCGGCGGAGGGACTGGTGCGTGTCGAGGCGGTGCGGCGCGAAGAGCTCCCCGGAGCACACCTTGCGGAGCGCACGCCAGCGCGGGCTGCTGGTGGGGAGCCACACCATGGAGTGCGTGTAGTGCGCGAACGCGTGGGTGCCGTCCGGGAGCGAGCGCCCCGAGAAGGCGGCGTCGTGGCGCTGGAGGACGTCGCGGGCGGCGTCCGCGGACGAGGCCACGATGGTGGTGACCGTGCCAAGGCGGAGGGCCATCACTGGACCGTGGCACTCCGCGAGGCGCGCCATGGAGCGGTGCGGGAGGGCGCCGAGGGAAAAGAGACTGCCGACGAGAGGCAGCGGCCGGGGACCGGGAGGAAGGTTGCGGCGGCTGTCAGCATAGAGGCCGAGGAGGTACAGGGAGGAGAGGACGAGGACCAGGCAGCATGGGGCGTACAAGAGGAGGAGCTCCATGTCCATGGTGGCCGGGTGACAACTAGCTCGGTGATCGGGCTTGTGACGAGAGGTGTCCGGAGCAATGCAATGTACATacttttatattatatatatagagcTAGGGCTAGGGCGCAACACAACTGTTGATTGGTGGATCACAGCGCCGCAGGGGATCGGCATCACATCTAGATTACTATACAAAAGGATTCTTATCAAAATATATAAAGATACACATCTAAATATATAAAGATACACGCGCGCGTTGCACGTGTTCCCAAAAACAAGACATTGGTAGCCTGCTTGTAGCTTTCCACCAAATTGATACGAAATCTTGAACCTCACTTCTTTTTATTTACTTGCAATCATACATGGGATTATACAATTTACAGAGAGGACGAGCAAGGATTACTACTATAAAAAATGTTTGTAGCAATATGACAAAttttttatagaggcggctggtgatggagccgcccctacagtgggcgtgctcgggacccacgagaccagccgcccctacaaatggcacagtagggacggctggtgatacgagccgcccctacaaatgagtcgatttataggggcggctcactaaccagccgcccccggtgttgcgatttgtagggacggctcaatcaccagccgcccctacaaatgccccacgtATAAAAATCTGCAGCCCATTCTTCCTCCttaggtcactcactccaacccatgaaaaaaggtagggaggccttgggcacctcccaaaaattgctctgcTAAGGGGAaaagttttggtctcaaatcctttgatggagaggttgtagaaggtaagaaaatactattccatacttttttttgaagttttaatggttggttagtgagtaattagagttttgcttttctctctcttctatggtgcttgagctacttatgaagcaaattagacctaagttttgaatgtactaggataaattaggtaggggaacaagatcatacccttatttggtccttgtttcttgattttagtgaataattagttagttttatgcatgtttcatgtgcatgtagatctagatctagggtttggtttttttattaattttatttttgtaaatttatgtttgatgaaattggactagggtttgtatgaaagatattgggtaaaatattaattgttgctaattgttgtctttgaaattgtttattgtaatcaacaaatatgtattttatatttatggataaataggcccttaattaattttcctctaccatggtgtgtttgtatgcttcatgtaattatatttgatttatattcatatatatctgaagtatatacaattattctcaagtaattattaatttgatttatttttatatatatctgaataagtagtcctttaatgttttttttgttgtaaaagatggagtacaggaactctaggatgtatggttcgttaagtttcaaggcaggtttccgtaaagaggtggataaatttattgaagccgcagagaagcatgcaacgacgttaaTAGAGAATAAGGGtataattatttgtccctataaagattgcaagaaccatatgtcatggacagatgtgactatcatcagatcaaatttgattatgcgaggagttgttgaggactacacagtatggattcatcatggtaaatcggttattgttaacgataaggatgaggaggaatacgacgacgaaatcctagaatccctgtcccaatattcagcagagcttgttGCACGAATCgatcccgagtttggcaatgaacaaggtggtgatactGGTtattgggatggtaacgacgaaggtggtgccaataatgatggcggagcacgtgttggggatgaagatgatttgaaggacatgattcgagcccttagaccagagattttactaaagagcccgaaaggtctagaaaattttgaaagggtgaaaaaagcatcgaaggaggctgtatatggtgttgaaaagggttgtccgacacactgaacattgctatgttttgtgcttgagctactcatcctaaaggctaagtacggctggtcagactatagtttcaatgatctattgcgtctcttgtcatgggtgctgccacaaccaaactcagttcttgCCAACAcctaccaagcgaagaaggtcataagtccattgataatggggattgaaaaaaatccatgcatgcctcaaccactgtatcctttctTCATGGTGAAACGtttaagtcactagataaatgtccttggtgtggggccagccggtacaagaacaatgacatttacgatggggacgaagcctccaggggaaaaagagaaataagaagggtacaaaaaaggtggtacaagaatctcagtcctagaggacactccattaagcaacgatgcaaagcagagaagaattcctaccttggtaatgtggtacctgccagttaccgatcgcttgagacgtatcttcctaaaccctaaagaagccacactcatgacatggtgggatgatgagcgcaaggtggacgatgataagattgcacacccagctgattgtaatcagtggcaaaggatcgatgagaagcacaaagaactcAGTGAtaacccaaggaatgtatggtttggcttgagcaccaatgAAATGAATCCCTTcgatgagaggatgagcgaccacaacacttggccagtgatcttgaccatgtacaatatcccaacatggttgtgtcataagagaaagtaccttctcctcactattcttatttctggtcctAAACAAccaagcattgatatagacatgtttctcaagcctttgatgcaagaaatggagaggctatggaggcatggggagccaatgtatgatgtgttccaaaaggaggacttcatatgtagagcaataatatttgttactaccaatgattaccccacgctgtttgctttgtctggatagatcaaagggaagacatgatgcttagtttgcttggatggtactacatgggtgttcctagatgcatccaagaagatagtttacctaaggaacttgtgcttcttaaagacaagtcacaagtaccgtagcaaattgttctttaaattttatgacaacaccccggagattgaacccccttcggagagacgtaataacggagaacacgtgtacaaaatggtgaaaaacatacacgtcatctatggaaagaagaattcggatgggacgaatagagatagaagcacacctcttgTCGAAGGCagacctttcaagaaacaatcgatcttcttttagtatttgccttattggccagacttgaaggtcccccatgccattgatactatgcacgtgcagaagaatgtctttgagagtctcattgctactttgatggacataggcaagtcaaaggatggtctgaaatcactaaaagacatggtgcagctaaatatgatgccacaacttcacccagtacctgaggctaatgaaaaatacactctgcccacggcgtgcttcaacctaacaccagaagagaagagagctatatgcactttcctgaggggggtcaaagtctcgactgggttttcagtgaatatgaagaagctagtgtcgatgaaggacttgtcaataacacactacaaggctcacaattgtcatgtgatgctgatagtgtttctaattattgcaattagggctataaagccagagttcttgaaaatggccatcactcgcatgtgctacttcttttcaaagatctcacagaagacgattgtcAAGAGAGAGCTCaatgacctacatgaatttatggtggagacacaaaaccaactagagatgtgtttaccttctgcttttttgatataatgccacatctcatgattcacatggttcattaggtacaggcgttgggcccttgctacttgcatgaaatgtggtcctatgagcgattcatgtcggttctaagctaatacgtgcataatcgagcatacccagagggctccatgatagagggttacagtactgaataagtcatcgagtgctgtcaagagtacctaaaagtacagaaagggattggtaaacccaattctcgtcacaagggtaggatggctgggaagggcaccggcgatagaaaagtgttcatcgactatgattacaaagaagtgagttgggcgcattatagtgtcttgcagagtacacaactaatgcgatcgtacattgatgaacacttggctatcattatagcggagagaaatggtcgttcagatgattgggtcgtgaaacagcacaagcaacgactaactacatggttgaaggaccaaaacataccgcctggagaaaccatagactctattaccattagtaagttggcggaggggccatcgagacaagtgacatcttggaaagcttatgacatcaatgggtacacgtactatacccacgcaaaggatagtaaatatgtgaaccaaaacaacagcgttcgaatagaagctcttgaTGGAGTGGGTcgaaagatctaatactttggcatcattgaagagatatgagaacttgactatagaagggatataacggtggacCTGTTTTGATGCCactagatcaaacaacaccaactgaacgagatcggattgagagtcctggacctcgagaatctaggctaccaagatgatccttgggtgctcgcttcacgtgtcgcacaaattttctatatgcctgacccacaaagtaacctccccctgaagaagacaaagcacgtggttgcctctaggaaacagcacattatcggagttgatggcgtggacgatgttgaagctttcaataactacgatgagatgtcgctattcacagacttttctaagaaaatcagtgttgtggaaaagaacctgcccaaagacatattaCCATAGGAACGAAAATATGTCAAGGAAAAAgtcattacagcgggctagctagttgttgaacgtggagtgtttgtgtaagtgtatgtgtttgtaagactttatttatgcatgtgtgtgagactatatatttatgtatgtgtgtgagactatatatttatgtatgtgtgtgagactaccctttgcaacatccagatgaacctattgcaacatccactctattactactaaaacaacTGTAACACACAGACACTTGAAACAGAcacttattactactgcaacatgttcggactactattgaaacacttaaaacaagcacttaacactttatgaaatgaagaaatgatcaaaataaaagttggacatcttgacgagttatacaacttttatattcatcacctttacagctgaaatcatttagtggttgaaaatcaggtttgaagttgtcattttctgaaattcaaaatttgaattattcaaaattagtgacaaagatagatgaccagaccaaaatgatagagcataattttagaaaattttagaaaaaaaccattatatttggagttagtatgagggagaaaaactagttacaagtttcagtcatagattaaaaagagaaatcacacttgttcatcattgatcatcatgaacaattgtaatttttctttttaatctctgggtaaaatttgtaactagtctttctgcctcatactaactccaaatgtgatgatttttccctaaaattttctaaaatcatgccctatcaagttactgtgttgatttggtcattcttttcgtttgacaaagtttgagcaattcaaaattttaaatttaaaaaaaatgataagttctaacaagattttgacacaccaaatgatttcagctgaaaagtgatgaataccaaagatgtataactcatcaacatctaTAACTTTTagtttggttatttcttcatctgacaaagcgatagtaaacattgttcacaaatcaacatgtctctcatatagttaaTGCAActaaactatgagtgatatgtgaatttgtgaacaatgtttactaatacttttgtcaaatgaagaagtgaccaaaataaaagttgttgatagtgatgagttcaacaacttttatgttcatgacttttgtagttgaaatcatttaaggttttaaaatcttatttgaagttgatatttattgaaattcaaaatttgaactgttcaaattaaaagatgaccaaaataaaagttatagatagtgacgtgttcaacaatttttatgttcatgactttcttatttgaaatcattcaaggtttcaaaatcttatttgaagttgatatttattgaaattcaaaatttgaaccgttcaaatttggtcaaatgaaaagatgaccaaaatataagttgtacatcttgatgagttctacaactttgatgtttacaaaattttcatttaagGTCATTTAGTGGAGATGAAATTGTTTAAgttgttttaaattttaaattttaaaatattctttttgtaaagaacaaaatataaaattatatctgtaaatatatatatatatatatatatatcatggaattgtttatataaatatatatttatttatacatatatagaataataaaaaaaatattatataaatttacattgtgttctttatatataaattacaaaattattaattaaaataaattgaaaaatatttgtaggggcggcttactcaggaaccgcccctacaaatcgatttgtatgggCGGCTTACTCAGGAACCACCCCTATTAATGAGCTTCGGTATATAAGCTCGGGAGGCCAAAATTATTCTAAGTCCTAGGCGCTTTCTTCTCCACGACGCCGACAGGCTGCCAAGTTtttctcctccgccgccgcctctgtGCCCTACCTCCGCCGCCTCCATGCCCTACCTCCGCCTCGTCCTACCTCCCCTGATCCGCCTCCAACCCCTGGTCCGACTCCTGCCCTATGCGCTGTCGTTGCCCCCGGCGGCTTGGGTTTCCGCCATCGTTCCCCCTCCCACAGCGGCTAGGGTTTCcgctgccggtgccggtgcccgtGGTCCCTCCCCCCGGCGGCCCTAGTGCCCTGGTGCCCATCATTAGGAACACGTTCGCGGGTTCCTGCACGTTCGCGGGTTCCTGCAGGGCACCGGCGCCGACGCCGCGGCGAGGGCCGTGTTC
This sequence is a window from Miscanthus floridulus cultivar M001 chromosome 10, ASM1932011v1, whole genome shotgun sequence. Protein-coding genes within it:
- the LOC136485197 gene encoding geraniol 8-hydroxylase-like, giving the protein MDMELLLLYAPCCLVLVLSSLYLLGLYADSRRNLPPGPRPLPLVGSLFSLGALPHRSMARLAECHGPVMALRLGTVTTIVASSADAARDVLQRHDAAFSGRSLPDGTHAFAHYTHSMVWLPTSSPRWRALRKVCSGELFAPHRLDTHQSLRRDKVRRLVSHVARLARDGAPVAVARLAFVTALNLLSSTIFSTDLADIDIIDDDSGSSPASSFKGVLAELNATVGLPNVSDFFPEVARLDPQGLRRRIESLFQRLHAMMDKQIERRLQDRVAAAAAASPKKEKDFLDVMLDYRGAEDGRGFDRQTLLSLLSDLFSAGTDTSAATVEWVMAELLLNPSSMAKARAELAQVIGSKPEVEESDIAQLKYLQAIVKEAFRIHPPAPLLLPHQAETTTQIRGGYAVPKGARVVVNVWAIGHDGKVWPEPDKFMPERFLVAEDDEKAVDFRGRDFELLPFGSGRRMCPGMPLALRMVHLMLASLLHRFEWSLLPPADDDKNGLDMTERLGLNLSMATPLQAIATPV